Genomic DNA from Macadamia integrifolia cultivar HAES 741 chromosome 6, SCU_Mint_v3, whole genome shotgun sequence:
AAGGCtatatttggttgcaaggggaattaaaggaaagtgaagtgaaaattttatacttaaaaaagaaatgtatgTAATCATTAATAGGGCCATCAACTAAGTTAGGTCAATGGGGATGAACCAAATAAGCTTTTGATAATTGATATCGAGGCTTTCATCCTTGACATATCATCTTACatgattattttttaattagagCCTGTTGGTGCTTCTACTTTTAATGTCAGCTCTGCCTTTGTTTGGATGTAAATGGTTAGAATTTATGTGTCttactgtttcttcttctttttttaattttttggtaaataatcaTAATATTTATAGTTTCAATGAAGTTGTGTACTACTAAAAACTTTGATCATGAATAACAACCAACTAAAAATATATGGATCAAACCATGCAATATGATGCCTTCACTTATAAAACATATAATTTCCTATATTGGACATTTCTATCTATGCCCTTTCATATTGCATATTTTTGTCTATATTTTTCTGGTTGTCTACATTTTAGTTTTTGATACTATCACATCAAATATAGGAATCatttcattgaaattttattttaagtttcaaaaAAGATGTTTAGCAAACCTGCACACATACTTATGGTCATCAAGCTTATGGGTTCTTTGACAATGGGGATAAACCAAATAAGCTTCTGATAATTGATATCAAGGCTTTCATCCTTGACATGTCATCttatatgattatttttttaattagagCCTAATGGTGCTTCCAATTTTAATGTCAGCTCTCCCTTTGTTTGGACGTaaaattgttagaaaaaaaaaaaaagaggaggaagaaaaagggctCCCAGAATGATAATACTGTAAGTGCCATACATTTTGAATTAAAACCTGTGACTGTTAGCTCCTAGTTGCTTGCACACAGACAGCAGCAAATGCAGCTACATGTAACATCAATTTTGTAAAAAGTTTGAAATTGAAGTTATTTGCGGTTGTGGTACAGTATTGATGACAGTTCCTGGAGCAATTAACCTGAACCAATTCCTTCTTTGAATACTGTCCTTGAAGATTTAGCAAGTATAGTGTACGTTGAGGAAAAGGAATCTGAGGGAGGCCACTTGTGAAACCAATCTACAATCCCTGCAACTAACCCAAGATTTTGTTAAGTAAAGGAGATTAATTAGGGTATTGCCATCTTATGCTAGCTCGTTTTCTTCAGGTCATCTCTCTTCATTATTTACAAATGTCACCCATCCTACACATATTCATCTTTCTGCTAGCATCAACGCAACTGGTTGTTGCTAGGCTGGGCAAGGATGGTTTGCCTGCATGGGTGAGAACAAAAGAATGGTCTTTGTTACGAGATCAAATAGAAGCAGATGTTGTAGTGTCCAAGGATGGGACCGGGGACTATCGAACGATTATGGACGCAGTGGAAAATGCTCCGAACAACAGTGGCCATAAAGATATCATCTACGTGAAGAAGGGCTTGTACCTGGAGAACGTTCAAATCAGTGCAAGGAAATCGAACCTTATGCTGCTCGGAGATGGAATGAGCAACACCATTATTTCCGGTAACAGCAGCAACGACGGAGTCCACTAGAACCGTACTTTTGATACTGCCACCTTCGGTATGCTACAAGAATCTCAacattttccttaatttttttttcgcAGATGAATTATCCATACTAATAGATAAATAATACACTTTCTAAGGATAAAATGATTACATTAAAAGTTAACCAAATGCGACTGGATTTGGACCAAATTTTGCGTGGAGGCTTGAAATGGTTAAATAGGGCTATTCTATGGGTTTTGACTCTATTAGGGAAGGTTTGGATGTAAAATGTAAGTTAGGAGCAAGTTAGAATTTTTTGCCATTGGGTCACAATGTGAGTCATCAACTGGGTCTTGATCACCATTGTCTGAGACGTTCTCCCAAGGTGTCAAATTCAACGTCTACAACCAACTGACTGAGATAAGAGTTTTCTCTAtaatttacccttccctctctCACACGCCATAAATCCCATTCTTCTTTGCCTCCAACTCCCCCTTCTCCCCACAACACCAGGGTCAACCCAGCCCTAAAAGGGTCGAAAAGGGCCGAGTTGGGTTGGCATGAACTTGGTAAGGATGGGCTTGGACATGAACCCGGCAGGGTTGGGTAGGGCCTAGGGATGGGTAGGGTTTTAAGAATCTGGCCCAACCCGGCCAGTGTTCATCTCTGGATAAAACGACCTTTTTACATTAAATGATGGCCAAACATACCAGATTTGGACAAAATTTTATGTACATGTTTAAAATGAATAAACAAGACCATCCTAATAGTTTTTGTTCTATTTGGGAAGGTTTGGATATCATTATTAGGTTAGAAGTAAAATGATCAATTTCATCACACAGTTGAGTCAATTGAGCATTGACCACCATCATCAAAAGGGTTCTCTCAATGTATCAAAATTCAGTGTCTATAATGTCATGTTTTTTACCGTCTAAATGTCCTCTAAGGTTATTGAGACTATGAGGCTGTGTTCGGTAGctaacagaagaaaagaaaagaaaaaagtacactttttgtactgtttttttcttgggtgaagaatttttctttgcacttggtatgttttCACCCAAGAGAGAATTtagtttttgaaattcaaaattcatctTGGGAATtgaaaagttttcttttgctcccccaaaaataaatcttgcgaaaaacacaagaaaatatgagaaaatatgaaaacgtaataagacaaaaaatgaatgattacacaatgatttcctatgtgtctatctctctcctcaaattcaaaattttttgaatttttttttttcttttcttctcttagtaaccaaacatatatactctttttattttctcaccatttcagttcttttcttctcttttcttcccttttcttctcttttcttttcttttcttttttagattcttttttctttccttttcttctcttggctatcaaacataGCTTGAAATATTTTTCGTGAGCTCCGGCTATAAATGTCTTCATTGGAtagatattttttatgaaattgaaaGTATATTTGTATTTGTATCCCAGATAAATGAATTTTGGATTACCATTGAGGTTATTCTCAAGTTGTTCATAAATATCAGTTTATCTATAAAATAATGAAACCAACTGAAAGTCCACGTTAATATTGGATTTTCATCTACATTGAATTTAACATTTCAGTTAGAATTGTaatgacccaagaatacggcaagtaccaaacccacctggaagatcGGTGAGATGTCTctaccaagaatacggcaagtaccatggggtttgggagatcggtgaggatgtgcaactttagtcccacatcgcctaaaGAAAGATTTCTGAaatagttaataacctctagcctccttaacatggcacaacgccttttaaagccttgaggcccaccGGCCAAAGTGGACAATATTGTACAAGGTTAATGGGATcggggcattacaaatggtatcagagcaaacctTGACAGCGTGTGGAGCCACAGTGGGGGACGCTGTGCTGAAAGAGGGAAAGTGTaacgacccaagaatacggcaagtaccaaacCCGCCTGAGAGATCAGTGAGTCattcccaccaagaatacggcaagcaccagggggtttgggagattggtgagggtgtgtgcaactttagtcccacatgaCCTAGGAAAAGATTTctagactagttaataacctctagcctccttaacatggcacaacgtgttttaaaaccttgagacCCACGGGACAAAGAGGACAATaatgtgcaaggttaatggggacTGGGCGTCACAATAATGGCTGATAAATAGTTGAAGTGTTCAATTGAGAAATGTTCTTAACTAATAGGGGTAAGTTCAACCAGGAGaatggttttaaaatttggatgAATCAGTCAGGATCACTTAGATCGGATGGATTGGCCAATAGTGATCAATCCGTACTAATCCATTAGTTAGGTATAAGGGTAAATGGTCCAAAACacacattttattttaaaaaatagaggCAAATCCATTTGATATCAATTGATACTAATcttaagttttaaaaccttgcccTGGAGTGGCTAGGCAATGATGAATTAGAATTCCCTTGAAATAAAAATGGAGATGGAGTTGTTATTTATAGCCAATAGTGTTCTCTTTACCCAAGACAGTGTTCCGAGTTCCAATACTAGCTTCGGAGGTACAATTTGgaaaaatatgtttttaaaATCATGGTTGATTGACTTTGGCTAGGGATGTAACGGATAATCGAAAGTCCAAGTTTGATTCACAACTGTATCTATTTAGGGGTATCCGTATCCGATAAAAAATATCTGGGTCTGAATCTGAATTATCTAATCCGAATGGATAATCAACtacaatataaaataaaaataaagagtagctaattaatgattttgagggttcctAAAGTTTAGACTTGTTttaaagaatgaagaaaagagcCAAGACAACTTAGAGACATGGATTGAGAGCAAATTATATCAGTTTGGGTAGGGATGTCAATTTCAAGTTGGCCCGACTGAGCCCCACATGTTTATGGCTCGACCTGGATcggcccaattaataaatgtTTTGGACTCAATGATGCAAGGGGTAAGCTCAACAGACGCCTGATTGGCCCGTCACATTACAAGCCTGATTCGGTCCGACATGTTTAGCCCAACcatttttatgtatattttgatttttttttcttgggataAAATAGGTTATACATTGAcctttttatcaattattgaatataattaGGTGTAAAGTCTTTTATAAATTGTTGATggtttaataaaatatattaaatttataaaaataaaataaaatatattaaaatttcttaaatctaaTACTAGTAAAGAcggtttaaggttttattggtgCAGAAATCCCGATTATGGCACGATTATGAGAAGCCAGGTTAAAGACTAGAACCCGACCAAGACCGATCGAGACCGACACATTTCTTAAATAGAAAGGCAGTCACTATTGAAGGGTATAGACCTGCCAACCCTAGCTAACCCTGATCGAGAACGGACTAGTCTGGCCCGATTGATTggcatccctttttttttgtttgggggaGGAGGGCAAGGAAGGTCCGGGTTATACAAGTCAGGGATGTAAATAGTGGAAAATGAAAATTCGATTCCCCATATCCGTTTAGAGGTATTTGTAtctgataaaaaaatatctgGATCCAATCACATCCGATCCGTATTCAATTCTTATTCAATCAGTTTACATGACTTTTTTTCTAGCTTTGACATGCTTAGAATAGACCCAATTTGGGCCCGAATCAGAGTGTTAACCCAAATCAATTTTCTACTGATGTTGGTCGACATCGTCATGCCCTCAACCAAAATCATCGTGCCTTTGGACGATGTCGGCCAAACCTCATTATATTTAGCACAGGCCCACCTTGTGCCAATCTCTACGATTTGTAGGGATTTGAACAAATACATGTGAGATTTAGGTCAATCTCATCTTTTGTCGACTTTGGATCTTTAAGGTTTGGCTGGATTAGGGTTCAATTACGGGTCATTTCCAAAAACATAAAATTCTCTTCCAAAAGAGAGCGTAGACTCGTTTACATCCTGAAAATCATCATTGCCGAgagagggtgataaaattgggttcTACGCCCACACCCCATCCCCTTTTGATGTTACATAAATCTACGCTTTTATCTTATAGTTGAATCCCATGCTATGATTTTCATCAATTACTTTTGTTATTGTtcactagaagaaaaaaaaaaaagtactaaaTTAAAATTGCACTTGGGCAGAGGTCTATGGTTGTGGTTGCTGAGGACTGCAGCTAAAGAAGCTCTATATCTGCGGTTTTTATAAGTCGTGACCACATGTTAACATTTTCCACAGTTCTACAAAATTGCGGTTATTGATATAATTAATACTACAAGAAAAGTGATTTTTGACAACGGGCATGGTGACAGACAATTATAACTCTATcaccaaatataatatataagtGATAGATATTTTGTAACCGTCACCATAAATACATTTTTTGTGACGGAAGATATATCTATCACAGTAAATTATTTATGGTGACGGTATTATATATAATCGTGGCTCAAAAGAATTTAATATGACAATAAGAAAATTAGCCGTCACCTTATATTTATTTtagataataataagaaaaaccCCGTcagaaaaaatgatagaaaattggttttaatatatattttattttttgaaattaatgttttgtttattttcggTCTTTTGCGTCCCTACTTTTAATATATaccaaaagaaatatatatgtatattcttACGGATTTTCGCAACGGAAGCAAAGTTATCCGTCACCATGTATATTGGCATGACAATTCATTATTTGTCCGTCGTGAAATTTGATAAATTTGGCATTTGAGGCGACGGGATATTTTTTTCTCGTCGTaaaaatttgttttaattttttcgTTCGCGGTTTGATTTCCTCATTTTTCCCGCAATCTCTATACTCTGGGAGAACCCTAACCCTCTCCATTCCTGAaagtccttctctctcttctattacTTTCCCTCTCAAAATCCCCTCTCCTATCTCTGCTGGAGAAAATCTCGATTTCAACGGGAGATAAACTAAGCAGTCGAAAGTTGACCGCTCCGATGAGGGAAGGTATGAGATGCTTCATCAAGAACAttagttttatggtttaggacaTTAACGATTTATTGATTGCTTTCCTTGTTCAAGTTTGAGATTCCAAAATTTATTGAAGAGGAGAAAGTGAGATTCCCTAACGATTTTATTGAAGCTGTTGTTGCAGAATCAAGGAGAGACGTTGAAGAGAGGACCACTCAAGACTCCTTATAAGTTATACTTGAGGATTGCTTTAAGAGGGTTTCGAGAGAGGAAGGTTTTCTGTCTTTCTGGAGGGGAAATCAGGACAACGTCATTCGGTATTTCCCTACCCAGGTAACTGAAATTGTTCTTCCGTCCTTTCTTCTCATTAATTCATCCgaatttaatctttttttttttggtgtattCCTTTATCTTGTTATGCTTTTTCTGGATCTGATTTTCATCTGTGGAAATGCTTTTATGTTCATTCTTGCTTGATTTCTTCTGATGTTACATGGTGTTTTTTATGGAGAATTGGGTTTGTTTGGCTGCACTGTTCTCTGTTTCCTATGTATGTGTAATGAGTCTTCTTAACTTTGAGTTGCTAGTTACATTCTCTTTCTTTCAGTCTCCTTTTTCAACCCAATGTTGTGTCTTTTCTCAATTTGTTCCCTAGTTTTTTGGATGGTTTTGCCTTCctgatttagaaaaaaattgcatttttatatTTCACATTGTTATGTGTACACTGTGTAAGGCTTCTGCAAAATATTTTTGCACAAAGGGAAGGGATCGGATGGTCATAAAGTTTCCTGTGGGAGAAAAATGTGGAAGGCTTCTGCAAAACACCATTAAGGTAGGCAATCAAACCCTAGAGTTTAGTTCCAAGAAGGAAATGAATGCATACTTGAGATAGTTGTTGGAATAATT
This window encodes:
- the LOC122082141 gene encoding pectinesterase/pectinesterase inhibitor PPE8B-like, producing MSPILHIFIFLLASTQLVVARLGKDGLPAWVRTKEWSLLRDQIEADVVVSKDGTGDYRTIMDAVENAPNNSGHKDIIYVKKGLYLENVQISARKSNLMLLGDGMSNTIISGNSSNDGVH